In the genome of Halapricum salinum, one region contains:
- a CDS encoding glycosyltransferase family 4 protein has product MRVLNYLELEGRLDRSGISTSVDHQRAALEQSEADVTYLTTPWYGGDMKLAAINRVAHGQGLASFDIAHCNMIGPGSALVARQARKKDIPLVLHAHVTSEDFAESFRGSNLLAKPLRRYLRWFYSKADLVLCPSEYTKETLEAYPIDAPIRPITNGIDLESVAGHEQFREEYRERYDLSGMVVFAVGSVFERKGLTTFCELAQQTDYDFAWFGEYDGSLLGSRTVRKWTKNPPANVTFTGWVEDKRGAFAAGDVFCFPSKVENQGLVVLEAMACGKAVVLRDIPVFREYYEDGHDCLLCSSEAEFRDALQRLESNPDLRERLGKNARETAENHSLERVGEELIDAYEEVATT; this is encoded by the coding sequence GTGCGCGTCCTGAACTATCTGGAACTCGAAGGTCGACTCGACCGAAGTGGGATCAGCACGTCGGTCGACCACCAGCGCGCCGCGCTGGAACAGTCAGAAGCGGACGTGACCTATCTGACGACGCCGTGGTACGGCGGCGACATGAAGCTGGCGGCGATCAACCGTGTCGCCCACGGCCAGGGTCTGGCGAGCTTCGACATCGCTCACTGCAACATGATCGGGCCGGGCAGCGCCCTCGTCGCCCGCCAGGCTCGCAAAAAAGACATCCCGCTCGTCCTGCACGCTCACGTCACCAGCGAGGACTTCGCCGAGAGCTTCCGCGGGTCGAACCTGCTGGCGAAACCGTTGCGGCGCTATCTGCGGTGGTTCTACTCGAAGGCCGATCTGGTGCTCTGTCCCAGCGAGTACACCAAAGAGACGCTGGAAGCCTATCCGATCGACGCGCCGATCCGGCCGATCACCAACGGGATCGACCTCGAATCGGTGGCGGGCCACGAGCAGTTCCGCGAGGAGTATCGCGAGCGCTACGACCTCTCGGGGATGGTCGTCTTCGCGGTCGGCAGCGTCTTCGAGCGCAAGGGCCTGACGACGTTCTGTGAACTCGCCCAGCAGACCGACTACGACTTCGCGTGGTTCGGCGAGTACGACGGGAGCCTCCTGGGCTCGCGCACGGTCCGCAAGTGGACGAAGAACCCGCCGGCAAACGTCACGTTCACGGGCTGGGTCGAGGACAAGCGTGGAGCGTTCGCCGCCGGCGACGTCTTCTGTTTCCCCTCGAAAGTCGAGAATCAGGGACTCGTCGTTCTGGAGGCGATGGCCTGCGGGAAGGCAGTCGTTCTGCGGGACATCCCCGTGTTCCGGGAGTACTACGAGGACGGCCACGACTGCCTGCTCTGTTCGAGCGAGGCGGAGTTCCGCGATGCGCTCCAGCGACTCGAATCGAACCCCGACTTGCGCGAGCGCCTGGGAAAGAACGCCCGGGAGACGGCCGAGAACCACAGTTTAGAGCGTGTCGGCGAGGAACTGATCGACGCCTACGAAGAAGTCGCAACAACTTAA
- a CDS encoding glycosyltransferase, with product MGTPTVAAFTDTYLPTVNGVTYTVKSWRECWEKRGHEMDVVYPGGDEYDPSDGEYPVRSVPFPFYEGFRIGVPQVPDAVEDADIVHSHTPFGVGLSGLRLSRSEDVPLVASYHTPTSEYAEYISFNGAIERTVRRCAESYERWFLEQTDLVVAPSERTRRHVVQEVGVDTRVAVVPNGVDIDRFQPVDTAAFRDRYDLGDGPLVGYTGRHGYEKCLPDIVAATEDMDVTVVFGGDGPAREDLEARARKADLDIRFLGFLDREELPAFYSVLDVFAFPSPVETQGLVALEANACGTPVVGVDSGALSDTIEDDATGYHYPRGDIDAFGEAIQRALDDRERLSGTCLDSREQLSVEHSVDRLEELYDSVLERTAIAP from the coding sequence ATGGGGACACCAACGGTCGCCGCGTTCACGGACACCTATCTGCCGACGGTCAACGGCGTGACCTATACCGTCAAGTCCTGGCGGGAGTGTTGGGAGAAACGTGGCCACGAGATGGACGTCGTCTACCCGGGCGGTGACGAGTACGATCCGAGTGACGGCGAGTATCCGGTCCGGAGCGTTCCGTTTCCGTTCTACGAGGGGTTTCGAATCGGCGTCCCACAGGTTCCGGACGCGGTCGAAGACGCCGACATCGTCCACTCACACACGCCCTTCGGCGTCGGGTTGAGCGGGTTGCGTCTCTCCCGCTCGGAGGACGTGCCGCTGGTCGCCTCTTATCACACGCCGACGAGCGAGTACGCCGAGTACATCTCGTTCAACGGCGCGATCGAGCGCACTGTCAGGCGGTGTGCCGAATCCTACGAACGGTGGTTCCTCGAACAGACGGATCTGGTCGTCGCCCCGAGCGAGCGCACGCGCCGGCACGTCGTGCAGGAGGTCGGCGTCGACACGCGCGTCGCGGTCGTCCCGAACGGCGTCGACATCGACCGCTTTCAGCCGGTCGACACTGCCGCGTTCCGCGACCGGTACGACCTCGGCGACGGCCCGCTGGTCGGCTACACCGGCCGCCACGGCTACGAGAAGTGCCTGCCCGACATCGTCGCCGCGACCGAAGACATGGACGTGACGGTCGTCTTCGGCGGGGACGGGCCCGCGCGTGAGGATCTGGAGGCTCGCGCACGCAAAGCCGACCTCGATATCCGGTTCCTCGGCTTTCTCGACCGCGAAGAGTTGCCGGCGTTCTACTCGGTGCTCGACGTCTTCGCGTTTCCCAGTCCCGTCGAGACACAGGGGCTGGTCGCGCTGGAGGCCAACGCCTGTGGGACGCCCGTCGTCGGCGTCGACAGCGGCGCGCTCTCGGATACGATCGAAGACGACGCGACGGGCTATCACTACCCCCGTGGCGACATCGACGCCTTCGGTGAGGCGATCCAGCGGGCACTGGACGACCGCGAACGGCTCAGCGGGACCTGTCTCGACAGCCGCGAGCAGCTCAGCGTCGAACACTCGGTCGATCGGCTCGAAGAGCTCTACGACTCCGTGCTCGAACGGACGGCAATCGCCCCGTAG
- a CDS encoding M48 family metallopeptidase → MSFQPSTLRHRLRIVALAAVLLAFDVVFVAAVYVLGHVAVWLLPLVSFQFAHFGLWSLQFDLVPLWLVLAVGTPLTLVVQSVFGYRLTLRDVTEGNIGPEKSLKNVVLADRSDDEDDESETVEVTEPSADHPVRERVARLSQTADLAPPTIRLVHTDTPNSYVASRPGERTLFVTTGLLDTLDGEQLDAVLAHELAHLKNGDAFVMTAAAFLPTVSEQFIARMGRSLRHSMLLNWLWDLDAEETYGAPQVELPLLVFAVVAVPIAATLYLASTACYRLLSRIREYAADAGGVAISGSPAALANALETLTTDPRPETDLRAAQTGVRELCVLPYAFDATDEDLPDDRLGRLQRRWDRLCDRLLPGSHPAPDERIAALRERQSRMER, encoded by the coding sequence ATGTCGTTCCAGCCCTCCACTCTCCGGCATCGTCTGCGAATCGTCGCACTCGCGGCGGTGTTGCTGGCGTTCGACGTGGTCTTCGTCGCGGCGGTGTACGTCCTCGGGCACGTAGCCGTCTGGCTGTTGCCGCTGGTGAGTTTTCAGTTCGCCCACTTCGGGTTGTGGTCGCTACAGTTCGACCTGGTCCCGCTGTGGCTCGTGCTGGCGGTCGGGACGCCGCTGACGCTGGTCGTCCAGTCGGTGTTCGGCTACCGGCTGACGCTACGGGACGTCACCGAGGGGAACATCGGCCCGGAGAAGTCGCTGAAGAACGTCGTGCTGGCCGACCGCAGCGACGACGAGGACGACGAGAGCGAGACGGTCGAGGTGACCGAACCGTCTGCGGACCATCCCGTCCGCGAGCGCGTGGCGCGTCTGTCCCAGACCGCAGACCTCGCACCGCCGACGATTCGGCTGGTCCACACCGACACGCCCAACAGCTACGTCGCGAGTCGGCCCGGCGAGCGGACGTTGTTCGTAACGACAGGATTGCTCGATACTCTCGACGGCGAGCAGTTGGACGCGGTCCTGGCGCACGAACTCGCCCATCTGAAGAACGGCGACGCCTTCGTGATGACCGCGGCGGCGTTCCTGCCGACGGTGAGCGAACAGTTCATCGCCCGCATGGGCCGCTCGCTCCGCCATTCGATGCTCCTCAACTGGCTCTGGGATCTCGACGCCGAGGAGACCTACGGCGCGCCACAGGTTGAGCTCCCGCTGCTGGTGTTTGCGGTCGTCGCCGTACCGATCGCAGCTACTCTCTATCTCGCCAGCACGGCCTGCTACCGGTTGCTCTCGCGAATCCGCGAGTACGCTGCCGACGCCGGCGGCGTCGCGATCAGCGGCTCGCCAGCGGCACTGGCGAATGCACTCGAAACGCTGACGACCGACCCGCGGCCCGAGACGGACCTCCGGGCCGCCCAGACGGGCGTGCGAGAACTGTGTGTCCTTCCGTACGCCTTCGATGCGACCGACGAGGACCTCCCGGACGACCGTCTCGGCCGACTCCAGCGACGGTGGGACCGATTGTGTGATCGACTCTTGCCGGGCTCACATCCCGCGCCCGACGAGCGGATCGCGGCGCTACGTGAGCGGCAGTCGCGGATGGAACGCTGA
- a CDS encoding helix-turn-helix domain-containing protein → MGLVAEFAIHCPALPLTEIAAAVPGADVVVELQYNHGRRPLFVTHVTHDDPAPVEAAFDSSEFVAEYVLVGRAGETRRYQIEPALSLAETLGDALEDLDGLRALATAEASIDRIQVTPEGWIQSGWFADRAAFDDFRAFWQAEAGFTLRRLTRDGDPEPPGEGLTDRQQEALRTAYEMGYFEIPRTASLEAVAAELDISASSLSERLRRAQTQIIETSVASTWPPLPD, encoded by the coding sequence ATGGGACTGGTCGCCGAGTTCGCCATCCACTGCCCGGCACTGCCGCTGACCGAGATTGCGGCCGCCGTCCCCGGGGCAGACGTCGTCGTGGAGCTGCAGTACAACCACGGGCGACGCCCGCTGTTCGTCACGCACGTCACCCACGACGACCCCGCCCCGGTCGAAGCGGCCTTCGACTCCAGTGAGTTCGTCGCCGAGTACGTCCTCGTCGGCCGGGCCGGCGAGACGCGGCGCTACCAGATCGAACCCGCGCTCTCGCTGGCGGAAACGCTGGGCGACGCCCTCGAGGATCTGGACGGCCTGCGGGCGCTCGCCACGGCCGAAGCCTCGATCGACCGCATCCAGGTCACTCCGGAGGGGTGGATCCAGTCGGGCTGGTTCGCCGACCGCGCGGCGTTCGACGACTTCCGGGCGTTCTGGCAGGCCGAGGCCGGTTTTACGTTGCGGCGACTTACCCGCGACGGCGACCCCGAACCCCCGGGCGAGGGCCTGACCGACCGCCAGCAGGAAGCGCTGCGGACGGCCTACGAGATGGGGTACTTCGAGATCCCCCGAACCGCGTCGCTGGAGGCGGTCGCCGCCGAACTCGACATCTCGGCGTCGTCGCTCTCGGAACGGCTCCGGCGAGCCCAGACGCAGATCATCGAGACGAGCGTGGCCTCGACGTGGCCGCCGTTGCCCGACTAG
- a CDS encoding alpha/beta fold hydrolase, with protein sequence MQTVTAADGTRTAYETHGDGPPLVLLYGGGGRRFWDPIVPAFTDEYTVVVPDRREHDEGAPTEGYIQREVSDVEAVIDAVDGSPVLFGHSFGGLKAIETARVADVRAAVAYEPAYLVGEYRQQADLAARMQEHLDAGEPREAMKLHLKEVIHGGDIADFDSWLEAWDGWPEAARNAEHAVRMDRALEQHELADPLDVDAPALLLAGSEGPSHLRDSVRTVHDRLAHSRFVEFDGLGHLGPVTGAERVIAAVESFLGTSPDLTK encoded by the coding sequence ATGCAGACAGTCACTGCCGCAGACGGCACACGTACCGCATACGAGACACACGGCGACGGCCCACCCCTCGTACTCCTCTATGGCGGGGGCGGCCGGCGCTTCTGGGACCCGATCGTCCCTGCTTTCACCGACGAGTACACCGTCGTCGTCCCGGATCGGCGAGAACACGACGAGGGCGCGCCAACGGAGGGGTACATCCAGCGCGAAGTTTCGGACGTCGAGGCCGTCATCGACGCCGTCGACGGGTCGCCCGTGCTGTTCGGCCACTCCTTCGGCGGCCTCAAAGCGATCGAGACCGCCCGCGTCGCCGACGTCCGGGCGGCTGTCGCCTACGAGCCCGCCTACCTCGTCGGAGAGTACCGCCAGCAGGCCGACCTCGCGGCGCGAATGCAGGAACACCTCGACGCGGGCGAGCCCCGCGAGGCGATGAAACTCCACCTGAAGGAGGTCATCCACGGCGGCGACATCGCGGACTTCGATTCGTGGCTCGAAGCCTGGGACGGCTGGCCCGAGGCCGCCCGGAACGCCGAGCACGCCGTCCGGATGGACCGCGCACTCGAACAACACGAGCTGGCCGATCCGCTGGACGTCGACGCCCCGGCGCTGTTGCTCGCCGGCAGCGAGGGACCGTCACACCTCCGAGACAGCGTCCGGACAGTCCACGACCGCCTGGCGCACAGCCGGTTCGTCGAGTTCGACGGGCTGGGCCACCTCGGGCCGGTGACAGGGGCAGAGCGCGTCATCGCGGCAGTCGAGTCGTTCCTCGGAACGAGTCCAGACCTGACGAAGTAG
- the gatA gene encoding Asp-tRNA(Asn)/Glu-tRNA(Gln) amidotransferase subunit GatA — protein MSAYNAFVTREAIEGSGEGPLAGKTVAVKDNISTAGVRTTCGSAMLEDYVPPYDATVVQRLKQAGATIPGKTNMDEFGMGTTTETSAFGPTENPAAEGHVPGGSSGGSAAAVAAGEADLALGTDTGGSIRCPAAFCGVVGIKPTYGLVSRYGLIAYANSLEQIGPIATSVEAAAELLDVIAGQDDHDATTRDFDEHVGTGLAEAADGDVDGLDIGVPTELLDGADEAVVETFWDAIADLEAQGASYHEVSMESLEHAVEAYYVIAMSEASSNLARFDGVRYGPTPEYEGNWNEEFAKVREEGFGEEVKRRILLGTYALSAGYHDKYYKQAQDARAWIKQDFDEALGEADVLASPTMPVPPMKRGESLDDPLTMYLADANTTPVNLANLPAISVPAGETDDGLPVGLQIVGPAFGEREIIRAGSALA, from the coding sequence ATGAGCGCCTACAACGCCTTCGTCACGCGAGAGGCCATCGAGGGAAGCGGCGAGGGCCCCCTCGCAGGGAAGACCGTCGCCGTCAAGGACAACATCTCCACTGCGGGCGTGCGGACGACCTGCGGGTCGGCGATGCTCGAAGACTACGTCCCGCCCTACGACGCGACGGTCGTCCAGCGCCTGAAACAGGCCGGCGCGACCATCCCCGGCAAGACCAACATGGACGAGTTCGGGATGGGGACCACGACCGAGACCTCCGCGTTCGGCCCGACCGAGAATCCTGCCGCCGAAGGGCACGTCCCCGGTGGTTCGTCGGGGGGGTCGGCCGCAGCAGTCGCCGCGGGCGAAGCAGACCTCGCGCTCGGGACCGACACGGGCGGGTCGATCCGCTGTCCGGCCGCCTTCTGCGGCGTGGTCGGGATCAAACCGACCTACGGGCTCGTCTCCCGATACGGCCTGATCGCCTACGCCAACAGCCTGGAGCAGATCGGCCCCATCGCAACCTCCGTCGAGGCGGCCGCCGAGCTGCTGGACGTGATCGCCGGACAGGACGATCACGACGCGACCACTCGGGACTTCGACGAACATGTCGGCACGGGTCTGGCCGAGGCCGCCGACGGCGACGTCGACGGACTCGACATCGGTGTCCCGACGGAACTGCTCGACGGGGCTGACGAGGCGGTCGTCGAGACGTTCTGGGACGCCATCGCCGACCTCGAAGCCCAGGGTGCGAGTTATCACGAGGTGTCGATGGAATCCCTGGAGCACGCCGTCGAGGCCTACTACGTGATCGCCATGTCCGAGGCCTCCTCGAATCTCGCGCGGTTCGACGGCGTGCGCTACGGACCGACGCCCGAGTACGAGGGCAACTGGAACGAGGAGTTCGCGAAAGTGCGCGAAGAAGGCTTCGGCGAGGAGGTCAAACGCCGGATTCTCCTGGGCACGTATGCCCTCTCTGCGGGCTATCACGACAAGTACTACAAACAGGCCCAGGACGCCCGCGCGTGGATCAAACAGGACTTCGACGAGGCACTAGGGGAGGCCGACGTCCTCGCGTCGCCGACGATGCCCGTCCCGCCGATGAAACGCGGCGAGAGTCTGGACGATCCGCTGACGATGTATCTCGCGGACGCCAATACTACTCCCGTCAACCTCGCGAACCTCCCGGCGATCTCGGTGCCCGCAGGTGAAACCGACGACGGTCTCCCAGTTGGATTGCAGATCGTCGGGCCGGCGTTCGGCGAGAGAGAGATTATCCGGGCGGGGAGTGCGCTGGCCTGA
- the gatC gene encoding Asp-tRNA(Asn)/Glu-tRNA(Gln) amidotransferase subunit GatC, which translates to MSESAVDPEEVRHVADLARVDLDEEEVERFTDQFGEILAAFEALEEVPEVESEADLVNVMRPDETHDCLSQEEALQNAPESEEGYFKGPKVS; encoded by the coding sequence ATGAGCGAATCCGCCGTCGATCCCGAGGAGGTCCGCCACGTCGCCGATCTCGCGCGGGTCGACCTCGACGAGGAGGAAGTCGAGCGGTTCACCGACCAGTTCGGCGAGATCCTCGCGGCCTTCGAGGCCCTCGAAGAAGTGCCCGAAGTCGAGAGCGAGGCCGACCTCGTGAACGTGATGCGCCCCGACGAGACGCACGACTGTCTCAGCCAGGAGGAGGCCCTCCAGAACGCCCCCGAGAGCGAAGAGGGCTACTTCAAAGGGCCCAAGGTGTCGTAG
- a CDS encoding transcription initiation factor IIB, protein MTDTTIRRHERTSEREESTDEQANEELVCPECGGKLASDSERGETVCTECGLVVEEDEIDPGPEWRAFDSKEKDQKSRVGAPTTNMMHDKGLSTNIGWQDKDAYGNSLSSRQREKMQRLRTWNERFRTRDSKERNLKQALGEIDRMASALGLPESVRETASVIYRRALDENLLPGRSIEGVATSSLYAAARQAGTPRSLDEINGVSRVEKDEIARTYRYVVRELGLEVAPADPESYVPRFASDLELSEEVERRARELLSTAKRQGVHSGKSPVGLAAAAVYAASLLSNEKVTQNEVSEVANISEVTIRNRYHELLEAEDDVPA, encoded by the coding sequence ATGACAGACACGACCATCAGACGTCACGAGCGCACCAGCGAGCGAGAGGAGTCCACCGACGAGCAGGCGAACGAGGAGTTGGTCTGCCCGGAGTGTGGTGGCAAGCTTGCAAGCGACTCCGAGCGCGGCGAGACAGTCTGTACCGAGTGTGGTCTCGTCGTCGAGGAAGACGAGATCGATCCCGGGCCGGAGTGGCGTGCGTTCGATTCGAAGGAGAAAGACCAGAAGTCCCGTGTCGGTGCACCCACCACGAACATGATGCACGACAAGGGGCTGTCGACCAACATCGGCTGGCAGGACAAAGACGCCTACGGCAACTCACTGTCCAGCCGCCAGCGCGAGAAGATGCAGCGGCTGCGCACCTGGAACGAGCGTTTCCGCACGCGCGACAGCAAAGAACGGAATCTCAAGCAGGCACTGGGGGAGATCGACCGCATGGCCTCGGCGCTCGGTCTCCCGGAGAGCGTCCGCGAGACGGCCTCGGTCATCTATCGCCGCGCGCTCGACGAGAATCTGCTCCCCGGGCGCTCGATCGAGGGTGTCGCCACGTCGTCGCTGTACGCCGCCGCCCGTCAGGCCGGAACCCCCCGGAGCCTGGACGAGATCAACGGTGTCTCCCGGGTCGAGAAAGACGAGATCGCTCGGACGTATCGCTACGTGGTTCGGGAACTCGGGCTGGAAGTGGCACCCGCCGATCCCGAGAGCTACGTGCCGCGCTTTGCGAGTGATCTCGAACTGAGCGAGGAGGTCGAGCGCCGCGCTCGCGAACTCCTGAGCACGGCCAAGCGCCAGGGTGTCCACTCGGGCAAGTCCCCGGTCGGACTGGCCGCTGCGGCGGTCTACGCCGCCTCGCTGCTGTCCAACGAGAAGGTGACTCAGAACGAGGTCAGCGAGGTCGCCAACATCTCGGAAGTGACGATCCGCAACCGCTACCACGAGCTGCTCGAAGCCGAGGACGACGTCCCCGCCTAG
- a CDS encoding NUDIX hydrolase has product METTRHFVATVYVVSDGAVALHDHDKLDMWLPPGGHIDRDELPHVAARREVREEIGQDVDLLAPEGDLSSPTVESIPEPQHFLLEDINTCDGEVGHQHIDFVFYGRAESQEIDPGPGEAPPEAWEWFSPAELRDSRDRLEPDVVEIGQRAIEAVSE; this is encoded by the coding sequence ATGGAGACGACTCGGCACTTCGTCGCGACAGTGTACGTCGTCAGCGACGGCGCCGTCGCGCTACACGACCACGACAAACTCGACATGTGGCTGCCGCCCGGCGGCCACATCGACCGCGACGAACTCCCCCACGTCGCCGCCAGACGCGAAGTCCGCGAGGAGATCGGCCAGGACGTCGACCTGTTGGCACCCGAGGGTGACCTCTCCTCGCCGACCGTCGAATCGATCCCCGAGCCACAGCACTTCCTGCTCGAAGACATCAACACCTGTGACGGCGAGGTCGGCCACCAGCACATCGATTTCGTCTTCTATGGCCGCGCCGAGAGCCAGGAGATCGATCCCGGGCCCGGCGAAGCGCCACCGGAAGCGTGGGAGTGGTTCAGTCCTGCGGAGTTGCGGGACAGTCGCGACCGACTCGAACCGGACGTCGTCGAGATCGGCCAGCGCGCGATCGAAGCCGTCTCGGAGTGA
- a CDS encoding iron-containing alcohol dehydrogenase family protein, producing the protein MSERFRFAYEPGVIRAGRGCIGDLEAELASQGFERALVVCGSTVGSTPTVIDPVTEGLGERLAGVFAETTPEKRLATAAAAVESYRTHDADVLVGLGGGSSLDVAKLTAILAGDDRAIQTVADELVETGTISVPDDPAPVVAVPTTLAGADLSQGAGVTADPASGLVDSAASGGISDPKLMPRAVLADPELVATTPKSILAASAMNGFDKGIETLYAANATPITDATAGRGLELLAHGLQAFEDGAVDAAALEPVVEGLLLVQYGIWRPDGVKMSLIHAFGHGLTRTYPVQQGAAHAVIAPHVLEYLFAQVDARRGLLAESLGVGDAAELATAVVERVIEIRDALGLPTRLRDVEGPEPEEFEGVARSILADSFAANAPPGFEPTVEEIAGVLENAY; encoded by the coding sequence ATGAGTGAGCGCTTTCGCTTCGCGTACGAGCCGGGCGTGATTCGTGCCGGCCGGGGCTGTATCGGCGATCTCGAAGCCGAACTCGCCAGCCAGGGCTTCGAGCGCGCGCTGGTGGTCTGTGGCTCGACCGTCGGCTCGACACCGACAGTGATCGATCCCGTCACGGAGGGCCTGGGTGAGCGACTCGCGGGCGTCTTCGCGGAGACGACGCCCGAGAAACGGCTGGCTACGGCCGCGGCCGCGGTCGAATCCTATCGCACACACGATGCCGACGTGCTCGTCGGTCTGGGCGGCGGCTCCAGTCTGGACGTCGCGAAGCTCACGGCTATCCTGGCCGGCGACGACCGCGCGATCCAGACGGTGGCCGACGAACTCGTGGAGACGGGGACGATCAGCGTTCCCGACGACCCCGCCCCGGTCGTGGCCGTCCCGACGACGCTGGCGGGAGCAGACCTCTCACAGGGCGCGGGTGTCACGGCCGATCCCGCCTCGGGGCTGGTCGATTCGGCCGCGAGCGGCGGGATCTCCGACCCGAAACTGATGCCGCGGGCCGTCCTGGCCGACCCCGAACTGGTCGCGACGACCCCGAAATCGATACTGGCTGCCTCGGCGATGAACGGCTTCGACAAGGGCATCGAGACCCTCTACGCCGCGAACGCCACGCCGATCACCGACGCGACCGCCGGGCGCGGGCTCGAACTGCTGGCCCACGGTCTGCAGGCGTTCGAAGACGGGGCAGTCGACGCCGCCGCACTCGAACCCGTGGTCGAGGGCCTGCTGCTCGTCCAGTACGGCATCTGGCGACCAGACGGCGTGAAGATGTCTCTCATCCACGCCTTCGGTCACGGGCTGACCCGCACCTACCCGGTCCAGCAGGGCGCGGCCCACGCCGTCATCGCGCCGCACGTCCTCGAATACCTCTTTGCACAGGTCGATGCCCGCCGTGGCTTACTGGCCGAGAGTCTGGGTGTGGGCGATGCCGCCGAGCTGGCCACGGCGGTGGTCGAGCGCGTGATCGAGATTCGGGACGCGCTCGGATTGCCGACCCGACTTCGGGACGTCGAGGGACCCGAACCGGAGGAGTTCGAGGGGGTCGCGCGATCGATCCTGGCTGACTCGTTTGCGGCGAACGCGCCGCCGGGATTCGAACCCACAGTCGAGGAGATTGCGGGCGTGCTCGAAAACGCCTATTGA
- a CDS encoding ring-cleaving dioxygenase: MSPTTSGLHHVTAIAGDPQRNADFYVETLGLRLVKRTVNHDDTGTYHLYFGDGVGTPGTNITFFPWGETGRQGEFGAGQTAATAYRIRPESLVYWRDRLDERGVDVEETTRFDEPVLAFADTDGIGLELIASESALDADTVAWEDSPVPAEHQLRGFHSVTLAVETFEPTHEILTEVLGYGLDAEAGDRRRYRTPAGSQPLDLVETNQPRGRMGVGTVHHVAFEAPDTDAEAEWRGDFADHDLRSSRVIDRTYFQSVYCREPGGILFELATPDPGFTADEDVAELGSRLVLPDWLEDERGEIEAQLPPFDPPRGTERS; encoded by the coding sequence ATGTCTCCCACGACCTCTGGCCTCCATCACGTGACGGCGATCGCGGGCGATCCCCAGCGAAACGCCGATTTCTACGTCGAGACGCTCGGGTTGCGCCTGGTGAAACGGACTGTCAATCACGACGACACCGGGACCTACCACCTCTATTTCGGTGACGGTGTTGGCACACCCGGAACGAACATCACGTTCTTTCCCTGGGGCGAGACGGGCCGTCAGGGCGAGTTCGGCGCGGGCCAGACCGCCGCGACTGCCTACCGTATTCGACCCGAGTCACTGGTGTACTGGCGCGACCGCCTCGACGAACGCGGCGTCGACGTCGAGGAGACGACCAGATTCGACGAGCCGGTGCTTGCGTTCGCGGACACGGACGGGATCGGTCTCGAACTGATCGCCAGTGAGTCGGCACTCGACGCCGACACCGTCGCCTGGGAGGACAGCCCTGTCCCGGCCGAGCATCAACTGCGCGGCTTCCACAGCGTGACCCTCGCAGTGGAGACCTTCGAGCCGACCCACGAGATTCTCACCGAGGTACTGGGATACGGACTCGACGCCGAGGCTGGGGACCGGCGGCGCTACCGGACGCCCGCCGGCAGCCAACCGCTGGACCTCGTCGAGACGAACCAGCCACGCGGTCGGATGGGCGTCGGGACGGTCCACCACGTCGCCTTCGAAGCGCCCGATACTGACGCCGAAGCGGAGTGGCGCGGCGACTTCGCCGACCACGACCTCCGGTCGAGTCGCGTCATCGACCGCACCTACTTCCAGTCGGTCTACTGCCGCGAACCCGGCGGTATCCTCTTCGAACTCGCGACGCCCGACCCCGGATTTACCGCTGACGAGGACGTCGCCGAACTGGGATCGCGGCTCGTCTTGCCCGACTGGCTCGAAGACGAACGCGGAGAGATCGAAGCCCAACTCCCGCCGTTCGATCCGCCCCGGGGTACTGAGCGCTCATGA